In a single window of the Limnochorda sp. L945t genome:
- the wbaP gene encoding undecaprenyl-phosphate galactose phosphotransferase WbaP, giving the protein MKPAAQAARTALRVAGGVRAEVLRLLPVPLLILIDALVVAASVAAAVGIRATMEGYLDRADYLQLAPALGLLVAVYAAVGLYPGYGLGPVEELRRYAGGTTLVYLTLAAATFLFRGGAAYSRLVLLISWGLCVVALPVMRACVRSMLASMPWWGERVVILGAGETGRLLVRGLVSRPDLGLKPVAILDDDPGRADARHDGVAAVGGLELAPSFASYGRARHAVVCMPGVTRQRLTEILEKDLQGFPRVSIVPDLFGVPSLGMAARDLQGILALEIRRNLLQPIPRYVKRLIDVGLALVGLAVTAPLLALVALAIVLDSRGPVLFAQPRVGRGGRVFRAWKFRTMVVGAEAMLEAYLASHPRARAHWARHRKLPDDPRVTRVGKWLRRTSLDELPQLWNVLRGEMSLVGPRPLLPDEVPEYGEGLQLYVQVRPGLTGLWQVSGRADATFEDRARMDAYYVRNWSVWLDVYLLGVTVPAVVRGEGAY; this is encoded by the coding sequence TTGAAGCCCGCCGCTCAAGCAGCCCGCACGGCCCTCCGGGTGGCCGGAGGGGTGCGGGCCGAGGTCTTGCGTCTGCTTCCCGTACCGCTCCTGATCCTCATCGACGCTCTCGTGGTCGCCGCGAGCGTGGCCGCGGCGGTCGGGATCCGGGCCACCATGGAAGGGTACCTCGACCGCGCCGACTATCTGCAGCTGGCGCCGGCGCTGGGGTTGTTGGTGGCGGTCTATGCGGCGGTGGGGCTCTACCCGGGCTACGGGCTGGGGCCGGTCGAAGAGCTCCGGCGCTACGCGGGGGGCACCACGCTCGTCTACCTGACTCTGGCGGCGGCCACGTTCCTGTTTCGAGGCGGGGCCGCCTACTCCCGCCTGGTGCTGCTCATCTCGTGGGGGCTCTGCGTGGTGGCCCTGCCGGTGATGCGGGCCTGCGTGCGCAGCATGCTGGCCTCCATGCCGTGGTGGGGGGAGCGGGTGGTCATCCTGGGGGCCGGGGAGACCGGCCGGTTGCTGGTCCGGGGGCTCGTGAGCCGGCCGGATCTGGGGCTCAAACCCGTCGCCATCCTCGACGACGACCCCGGGAGGGCAGACGCCCGCCACGACGGGGTAGCCGCGGTAGGGGGGCTGGAGCTCGCCCCGAGCTTCGCCAGCTACGGCCGGGCCCGCCACGCCGTGGTCTGCATGCCCGGGGTGACCCGCCAGCGGCTGACCGAGATCCTGGAGAAGGACCTCCAGGGGTTTCCCCGGGTCAGCATCGTGCCGGACCTGTTCGGGGTCCCGAGCCTGGGCATGGCGGCGCGAGACCTGCAGGGTATCCTGGCGCTCGAGATCCGGCGCAACCTGCTCCAGCCCATACCGCGCTACGTCAAACGGCTGATCGACGTGGGCCTCGCCCTGGTGGGGCTGGCGGTGACGGCTCCGCTGCTTGCGCTCGTCGCCCTGGCGATCGTGCTGGACTCCCGCGGGCCCGTCCTGTTTGCCCAGCCGCGAGTCGGGCGCGGCGGGCGAGTGTTTCGGGCGTGGAAGTTTCGGACCATGGTGGTCGGGGCCGAGGCCATGCTCGAGGCGTACCTGGCGAGCCATCCCCGGGCCCGGGCGCACTGGGCGCGCCATCGCAAGCTGCCGGACGACCCCCGGGTGACCCGGGTGGGGAAGTGGCTGCGGCGGACGAGCCTGGACGAGCTCCCGCAGCTGTGGAACGTGCTGCGGGGCGAGATGAGCCTGGTCGGGCCGCGGCCCCTCCTGCCCGACGAAGTGCCGGAGTACGGGGAGGGGCTGCAGCTATACGTGCAGGTGAGGCCCGGGCTGACGGGGCTGTGGCAGGTGTCGGGCCGGGCCGACGCGACCTTCGAGGATCGGGCCCGGATGGACGCGTACTACGTCCGCAACTGGTCCGTCTGGCTCGACGTCTACCTGCTGGGTGTCACCGTCCCTGCCGTGGTGCGAGGCGAAGGAGCCTACTGA
- a CDS encoding DsbA family protein: MTGTERVELEFFHDVLCAWCYALAPRVRRLAEQYPQVRVVHRAFALAPTPESIPAMFGSKEAGKQEILSHWRAANRNDDEHRINADLMASRPFDYPYSMPGLVACKAAELQGGQEAHGAMFDRVQRAHLTECLDITDFEVLRQCAQDVGLDVARWEQDFHAPGTRDEVARDLGRARLYGITGVPTLVVDHTYGLTGAQSYERLEAWLEGVLQQRASRRSAPM; the protein is encoded by the coding sequence ATGACGGGCACCGAGAGGGTAGAGTTGGAGTTCTTCCATGACGTGCTGTGTGCGTGGTGCTACGCGCTGGCGCCTCGGGTGCGCCGGCTGGCCGAGCAATACCCCCAGGTACGGGTCGTTCACCGGGCCTTCGCCCTGGCACCCACGCCCGAGAGCATCCCGGCCATGTTCGGTTCCAAGGAGGCGGGCAAGCAGGAGATCCTGTCCCACTGGCGGGCTGCCAACCGCAACGACGACGAGCATCGCATCAACGCCGACCTGATGGCCTCCCGCCCCTTCGACTACCCCTACTCGATGCCAGGGCTCGTGGCCTGCAAGGCCGCCGAGCTGCAGGGCGGGCAGGAGGCGCATGGGGCCATGTTCGACCGGGTGCAGCGCGCGCACCTCACCGAATGCCTCGACATCACCGACTTCGAGGTGCTGCGCCAGTGCGCACAGGACGTAGGACTGGACGTGGCCCGCTGGGAGCAGGATTTTCACGCACCGGGTACCCGGGACGAGGTGGCGCGGGACCTAGGCCGGGCACGGCTTTACGGCATCACCGGCGTGCCCACGCTGGTCGTGGACCACACGTACGGACTGACGGGAGCTCAAAGCTACGAGCGCCTCGAGGCCTGGCTGGAAGGCGTACTGCAGCAGCGGGCATCCCGCAGATCGGCACCGATGTAA
- a CDS encoding LLM class flavin-dependent oxidoreductase has protein sequence MEIGIYTFGERTEDPETGRLISPRERLRRLMEEIELADQVGLDVFGVGEHHRPDFTVSAPAVVLAAAAGRTRRIRLTSAVSVLSSDDPVRVFQAFATLDLLSGGRAEVMVGRGSFIESFPLFGYDLEDYDELFDEKLDLLLKVRASERITWSGRHRPPLHDAGVYPRPLQDPLPVWVAVGGTPRSAVRAGRLGLPMALAIIGGMPERFAPLVEGYRRAARQAGHPVPRLSINSHGFIAEKSQEAADIAFPAFKRMMDRIGQERGWPPLTREQFEFSRSLRGADFVGSPQQVIEKILFQHEMFGHNRFLMQLTVGTLPHKKVLRAIELLGSEVAPVVRRETAGAAREASPSLRRG, from the coding sequence GTGGAGATCGGCATCTATACCTTCGGAGAGCGAACCGAAGACCCGGAGACCGGTCGGCTGATCAGCCCCCGTGAGCGATTGCGCCGGCTGATGGAGGAGATCGAACTCGCCGATCAAGTGGGCCTGGACGTGTTCGGCGTGGGCGAGCACCATCGTCCGGACTTCACCGTCTCCGCGCCGGCCGTCGTGCTCGCCGCCGCGGCTGGGCGCACCCGGCGCATCCGGCTCACCAGCGCGGTGAGCGTTCTCAGCTCCGATGATCCCGTGCGCGTCTTCCAAGCCTTCGCGACCCTCGACCTTTTGTCGGGGGGCCGGGCGGAGGTCATGGTCGGCCGCGGGTCGTTCATCGAATCTTTCCCGTTGTTCGGCTACGATCTCGAGGATTACGACGAGCTCTTCGACGAAAAGCTCGACCTGTTGCTGAAAGTACGCGCCTCCGAGCGTATCACCTGGTCGGGCAGGCACCGGCCGCCCCTGCACGACGCCGGCGTCTATCCCCGGCCGCTTCAAGACCCCCTCCCCGTTTGGGTGGCGGTCGGGGGTACGCCGCGCTCGGCAGTGCGGGCCGGCCGGTTGGGGCTGCCGATGGCCCTCGCCATCATCGGCGGCATGCCGGAGCGCTTCGCCCCGCTCGTCGAAGGGTACCGCCGGGCGGCGCGGCAGGCCGGACACCCCGTGCCGCGTCTTAGTATCAACTCCCACGGTTTCATCGCGGAGAAGTCGCAGGAGGCGGCGGACATCGCGTTCCCGGCGTTCAAGAGGATGATGGACCGGATCGGGCAAGAGCGGGGCTGGCCTCCCCTGACGCGGGAGCAATTTGAGTTTTCCCGGTCCCTGCGGGGAGCGGACTTCGTGGGAAGTCCCCAGCAGGTGATCGAGAAGATCCTCTTCCAGCACGAGATGTTCGGACACAACCGCTTCCTCATGCAGCTCACCGTCGGCACTCTCCCGCACAAGAAGGTCCTGCGCGCCATCGAACTCCTGGGCAGCGAGGTGGCGCCGGTCGTTCGCCGCGAGACGGCCGGGGCCGCCCGCGAGGCGAGTCCGTCACTTCGGCGGGGATGA
- a CDS encoding MFS transporter, with translation MRELHLLGVLRHRDFRLLWSGQLVSNLGDAASALALAWLVQEETHSALMVGAVMVAFAAPLVVAAPVAGLVVDRVDKRGLMVWCDAIRFGLIALLAALYASGRLSIAAVPVFALAVGTATAFFEPARQSSLIHLVDPGELSQANAVSMLTRQIAQLVGPTAAGLVVARWGIASALWFHAASYGVSALAVGSMRWRSEPGLTAPGRWPGVIDDLKAGLRMIGAHPLLRIVFALAVVVNFAMAPVPVVLPLYVATVTHQGPVGLGLVQGTMGMGMLAGSLLMSAVGGRWAKGPTGIGGLWTMASSMLLAGWSRTPLGAGLAFAVWGAAGPLVNVPVVTLVQQQVPPERQGQAFAAFMAATVAAQPVGMLLAGLVGDRWGAPAVFLAVSLLLAAVSLAATAARPLRFAR, from the coding sequence ATGCGTGAGCTTCACCTCCTCGGGGTACTGCGTCACCGGGACTTCCGGCTGCTGTGGAGCGGCCAGCTCGTGAGCAACCTGGGTGACGCCGCCTCCGCATTGGCCCTGGCATGGCTGGTTCAAGAGGAGACCCACTCCGCGTTGATGGTCGGCGCGGTCATGGTGGCGTTCGCGGCCCCTCTGGTGGTGGCCGCCCCCGTGGCCGGGCTCGTGGTCGACCGGGTCGACAAGCGGGGGCTCATGGTGTGGTGCGACGCGATCCGGTTCGGCCTCATCGCGCTGCTGGCAGCGCTGTACGCCTCGGGGCGGTTGAGCATCGCCGCGGTGCCCGTCTTCGCTCTCGCCGTCGGAACGGCCACCGCTTTTTTCGAGCCGGCGCGCCAGTCGAGCCTGATCCACCTCGTCGACCCCGGCGAACTCTCCCAGGCCAACGCCGTCAGCATGCTCACCCGCCAGATTGCCCAGCTGGTCGGCCCCACCGCGGCGGGGCTGGTGGTCGCCCGGTGGGGGATCGCTTCGGCGCTGTGGTTCCACGCCGCATCCTACGGCGTGTCGGCCCTCGCCGTGGGGAGCATGCGCTGGCGTTCGGAGCCGGGCCTGACCGCGCCGGGACGCTGGCCAGGGGTCATCGACGACCTGAAGGCTGGCCTGCGGATGATCGGGGCCCACCCGCTGCTCCGGATCGTCTTTGCCCTGGCCGTGGTCGTCAACTTCGCGATGGCGCCCGTCCCGGTCGTGCTCCCGCTTTACGTGGCGACCGTGACGCACCAGGGACCGGTGGGGCTCGGGCTGGTGCAGGGCACCATGGGCATGGGGATGCTGGCCGGGTCTCTCCTCATGAGCGCCGTCGGCGGGCGGTGGGCCAAAGGGCCGACCGGGATCGGCGGCCTGTGGACCATGGCCTCGAGCATGTTGCTCGCGGGATGGAGCCGCACGCCGCTAGGGGCCGGACTTGCCTTTGCCGTATGGGGGGCGGCCGGCCCTCTGGTCAACGTCCCCGTGGTCACCCTGGTACAGCAACAAGTGCCGCCGGAGCGGCAGGGTCAGGCTTTCGCGGCGTTCATGGCGGCCACGGTGGCCGCACAGCCCGTGGGCATGCTCCTGGCAGGTCTGGTGGGTGACCGCTGGGGCGCCCCGGCGGTCTTTCTCGCGGTCTCTTTGCTGCTGGCCGCGGTCAGCCTGGCGGCCACGGCAGCCCGGCCGCTCCGCTTCGCCCGGTGA
- a CDS encoding COX15/CtaA family protein — MLKRYAAATSLGMLLLLVSGVLVTTTGSAAGCGNAWPFCDGDWSSLATWIEVNHRLVTGVLGLMVASLSILAWRAHREDRDVRWMAGASVFLLLLQSWLGAAAVMWGSTPAVLATHFGVSLAAFGAVFLLGVRLDQLEGRHACLRGPVSPAFHRAVWGALALTMLVVYAGAYLRHTHTGLACLGWPLCGETPIPPPGTPAFLGLVHRLLAGLLLLVVAYAGHLARRLRHERPDLFAGSVTALGLLVAQALSGALVIATRSSIAANVLHSALLIGFAASLLYLGLQITPLPAPRRQEAPQVGPAAPSQH, encoded by the coding sequence ATGCTGAAGCGCTACGCCGCCGCCACGTCGCTCGGGATGTTGCTGCTCCTGGTGTCCGGGGTCCTGGTGACGACGACGGGATCCGCCGCCGGGTGCGGTAACGCCTGGCCTTTTTGCGACGGTGACTGGTCGTCGCTTGCCACCTGGATCGAGGTCAATCACCGGCTCGTGACCGGCGTACTGGGCCTCATGGTGGCCAGCCTGTCCATCCTGGCCTGGAGAGCCCACCGGGAGGACCGCGACGTGCGGTGGATGGCGGGGGCCTCCGTCTTCCTGCTGCTGCTCCAGTCATGGTTGGGGGCGGCTGCGGTCATGTGGGGTTCGACGCCGGCGGTGCTGGCCACGCACTTCGGGGTCTCGCTGGCCGCCTTCGGGGCCGTCTTCCTGCTCGGCGTTCGCCTGGACCAGCTCGAGGGCCGCCACGCTTGCCTGCGGGGCCCGGTGTCGCCGGCGTTCCACCGGGCCGTATGGGGAGCGCTGGCGCTGACGATGCTGGTCGTGTACGCAGGCGCGTACCTGCGCCACACTCATACCGGCCTGGCCTGCCTTGGATGGCCCCTGTGCGGAGAGACCCCGATCCCGCCGCCCGGCACGCCCGCCTTCTTGGGGCTCGTGCACCGCCTGCTCGCCGGTCTGTTGCTCCTCGTCGTGGCCTACGCCGGGCACCTGGCCCGGCGCTTGCGCCACGAGCGGCCCGACCTGTTCGCGGGGAGCGTGACGGCGCTGGGGTTGCTGGTGGCCCAGGCGCTCAGCGGCGCGCTGGTCATCGCCACGCGCAGTTCCATCGCCGCCAATGTGCTGCACTCTGCCTTGTTGATCGGGTTCGCGGCCAGCTTGCTCTACCTGGGGTTGCAGATCACGCCACTGCCCGCTCCCCGGCGCCAGGAGGCCCCGCAGGTGGGGCCCGCGGCCCCCTCCCAGCACTGA
- a CDS encoding winged helix-turn-helix transcriptional regulator, which translates to MAPVRSRSSPSTFRVCSLYHQAVELIGRRWNGAIIEALMAGARRFCEIRAAVPGLKDPQLARRLRELEQQGIVERRVVPSRPVLVEYALTPKGEDLRSVVAEVHRWAQRWLEAASVTAPATTPGTGPPGARVARRSSEPRGRVRRERRGAAR; encoded by the coding sequence GTGGCACCGGTCAGAAGTCGGTCTTCGCCATCTACCTTTCGGGTGTGCTCCCTGTACCACCAGGCCGTCGAGCTCATCGGCCGGCGCTGGAACGGGGCCATCATAGAGGCGCTGATGGCAGGCGCCCGGCGGTTTTGTGAGATCCGGGCAGCCGTGCCGGGTCTCAAGGACCCGCAGCTGGCCCGGCGGCTTCGGGAGCTGGAGCAGCAGGGCATCGTCGAGCGACGGGTCGTGCCCAGCCGGCCCGTGCTGGTCGAGTATGCCCTGACGCCCAAGGGCGAGGACCTGCGCTCCGTAGTGGCCGAAGTGCATCGGTGGGCGCAGCGCTGGCTCGAGGCTGCCTCTGTGACCGCACCTGCGACGACCCCCGGGACCGGCCCGCCGGGCGCGCGAGTGGCGCGCCGGTCGAGCGAACCGCGAGGCCGGGTTCGGCGGGAGCGGCGAGGCGCTGCGCGATGA
- a CDS encoding DoxX family protein, with protein MDIVFLIGRIIYGGFFILNAFNHFRNVSSMAGYARSKGVAAPEAAVIGTGLMLLAGGLSVLLGYLPTVGLGLIVIFLVVVAFWMHSYWAVPDPMARMGEQTNFFKNLALAGAALMMTLLPQPWPLSLGG; from the coding sequence GTGGACATCGTGTTCCTCATCGGCCGGATCATCTACGGTGGCTTTTTCATCCTGAACGCGTTCAACCACTTCCGCAACGTCTCGTCCATGGCCGGCTACGCGCGATCCAAAGGAGTGGCGGCACCCGAGGCCGCCGTGATCGGTACAGGGCTCATGCTGCTTGCCGGCGGGCTGAGTGTGCTCTTGGGTTACTTGCCCACGGTGGGCCTCGGCCTCATCGTGATCTTCCTGGTGGTGGTGGCCTTCTGGATGCACAGCTACTGGGCTGTGCCGGACCCCATGGCCCGCATGGGCGAGCAGACCAACTTCTTCAAGAATCTGGCGCTCGCGGGTGCGGCGCTGATGATGACCCTTCTACCGCAGCCCTGGCCGCTGAGCCTGGGGGGCTGA
- a CDS encoding glycosyltransferase, producing the protein MPGGVEGIGRVALVHDWLVTRGGAERVLEALVELLGYPPIYTLLHRPEAFVGSPIACCRIHTSWLQRLPGATRHHPWLLPLMPSAVEQWDLSAYDVVVSSSHAVAKGVLTRSGQVHVSYVHTPVRYAWDLYPQYMASPSLTKGPGASVRRLVAAGVLHYLRLWDLASAARPDVLVANSHHVARRIWKTYRRKARVIYPPVDVSRFQAPQGTAGRRGSNDRAYYVTHGRLVDYKRVDLIVRALTEIGRPLLVIGDGPERRRLEAMAGPQVHFAGWLDDAAVVERLRGARAYVFAAEEDFGMAPVEAQAAGLPVIAFGRGGASETVIDGQTGVLFFEQSVPALVDAVRRFEAGEAAFEASRIAGHARQFAGERFEREFAALLRAAVSGANRRRRPV; encoded by the coding sequence ATGCCGGGCGGCGTCGAGGGCATCGGGCGAGTCGCTCTCGTCCACGATTGGCTCGTCACCCGCGGCGGAGCGGAGCGGGTCCTGGAGGCGCTGGTGGAGCTCCTGGGCTATCCGCCCATCTATACGCTCTTGCACCGGCCGGAGGCGTTCGTGGGATCGCCCATCGCCTGCTGCCGGATCCACACCTCGTGGCTACAGCGCTTGCCCGGGGCGACGCGCCACCATCCGTGGTTGCTTCCTTTGATGCCGTCGGCCGTGGAACAGTGGGATCTCTCGGCGTACGACGTGGTCGTCTCCAGCAGCCATGCGGTGGCCAAGGGCGTCCTCACGAGGAGCGGTCAGGTGCATGTGAGCTACGTGCACACGCCGGTGCGCTACGCGTGGGACCTGTACCCTCAGTACATGGCCAGCCCCTCGTTGACGAAGGGGCCGGGAGCATCCGTCCGCCGGCTGGTGGCGGCCGGGGTCCTGCACTACTTGCGGCTGTGGGATCTGGCGAGCGCGGCACGGCCGGACGTGCTGGTCGCCAACTCGCACCACGTGGCCCGCCGCATCTGGAAAACGTACCGCCGGAAGGCCCGGGTGATCTACCCGCCGGTCGACGTCTCCCGGTTCCAGGCGCCGCAGGGCACTGCGGGCCGCCGCGGCTCAAACGACCGGGCGTACTACGTCACTCACGGGCGCCTGGTCGACTACAAAAGGGTGGATCTCATCGTCCGGGCGTTGACGGAGATCGGCCGGCCCCTGCTGGTGATCGGCGACGGCCCGGAGCGGCGGCGGCTCGAGGCGATGGCCGGCCCTCAGGTGCACTTCGCCGGTTGGCTGGACGATGCCGCCGTGGTCGAGCGTCTACGGGGCGCCAGGGCCTACGTGTTCGCCGCCGAGGAGGATTTCGGCATGGCCCCGGTGGAGGCGCAGGCGGCGGGGCTCCCGGTCATCGCGTTCGGGCGGGGGGGAGCCTCGGAGACTGTGATAGACGGGCAGACGGGTGTGCTGTTCTTCGAGCAGTCGGTACCGGCGCTCGTCGACGCCGTCCGGCGGTTCGAGGCGGGCGAGGCGGCGTTCGAAGCGAGCCGGATTGCCGGGCACGCGAGGCAGTTTGCCGGGGAACGGTTCGAGCGGGAGTTTGCCGCGCTCCTGCGAGCGGCCGTGTCGGGGGCGAACAGGCGCCGCAGGCCCGTGTGA
- the modA gene encoding molybdate ABC transporter substrate-binding protein, which yields MQMRRMIGVLALAVVVVWGGPAAGARRTDLLVSAAASLTDLLREAKTSFEARHPDVNVQLNMGSSGSLQRQIEQGAPVDVFISVSQAVTDSLVKQGFIDGKSVRVMARNVVVLVRPAGGGPGGTLRGWQDLRAPQVRRIALGNPAHVPAGQYGEEVLESLGLWEAVQPKLVLGEDVRQTLAYVQAGEVDAGIVYATDAAIAGGKVQVVATAPEGSHRPVVYPVAVLRDAPHPQEARAFVEWLLSDEVRAMLEKYGFLPGS from the coding sequence ATGCAGATGCGCAGGATGATCGGGGTGCTCGCCCTGGCCGTGGTGGTGGTCTGGGGCGGCCCTGCGGCGGGAGCCAGGCGCACCGATCTCCTCGTGTCGGCCGCGGCGAGCCTCACGGATTTGCTCCGGGAGGCGAAGACGAGCTTCGAGGCCCGCCATCCGGACGTCAACGTCCAGCTCAACATGGGTTCGTCCGGCAGCCTCCAGCGGCAGATCGAACAGGGGGCCCCCGTGGACGTGTTCATCAGCGTGAGCCAGGCCGTGACCGACTCGCTCGTGAAGCAAGGTTTCATCGACGGCAAGAGTGTGCGGGTCATGGCGCGCAACGTGGTGGTGCTGGTGCGGCCGGCGGGCGGAGGGCCCGGCGGGACGCTGCGGGGATGGCAAGACCTGCGGGCCCCGCAGGTCCGGCGGATCGCCCTGGGTAACCCGGCCCACGTGCCGGCGGGGCAGTACGGCGAGGAGGTGCTGGAGTCCCTGGGCCTGTGGGAGGCGGTGCAGCCCAAGCTCGTATTGGGGGAGGACGTCCGGCAAACGCTCGCTTACGTGCAAGCAGGCGAGGTGGACGCGGGCATCGTCTACGCCACCGACGCAGCCATCGCCGGGGGGAAGGTGCAGGTCGTAGCGACGGCCCCCGAGGGCAGTCACCGCCCGGTGGTCTACCCCGTGGCCGTGCTGCGGGATGCCCCTCATCCGCAAGAGGCGCGGGCGTTCGTCGAGTGGCTGCTGAGCGACGAGGTCCGGGCGATGTTGGAGAAGTACGGTTTCCTCCCGGGTTCGTGA
- a CDS encoding flavin reductase family protein, with protein MDSSSFRQAAGRFATGVTVVTTGSVDRPHGMTANSFTSVSLEPPLVLVCVGTQRETHDRIAREGQFGVSVLSARQQAVSEFFAGRLDRLPDGAVQLRAGKTGVPLIEGALAHFECSVLAAYPGGDHTIFVARVEEAQTHGDGAPLVFFGGRYRELLA; from the coding sequence TTGGACTCCAGCTCGTTTCGGCAAGCGGCGGGGCGTTTCGCCACCGGGGTCACGGTGGTCACGACAGGATCGGTCGATCGGCCGCACGGCATGACGGCCAATTCGTTCACCTCGGTCTCCCTGGAGCCGCCTCTGGTACTCGTCTGCGTCGGCACGCAGAGGGAGACCCATGATCGCATCGCCCGCGAGGGGCAGTTCGGCGTGAGCGTCCTGAGCGCACGGCAGCAGGCCGTCTCGGAGTTTTTCGCCGGCCGGCTCGACCGCTTGCCCGACGGGGCGGTGCAGCTGCGGGCGGGCAAGACCGGGGTGCCGCTCATCGAGGGGGCGCTGGCCCACTTCGAGTGCTCGGTCTTGGCAGCCTATCCCGGCGGCGATCACACCATCTTCGTGGCCCGCGTCGAGGAGGCGCAGACCCACGGGGACGGTGCGCCGCTGGTCTTCTTCGGCGGCCGATACCGGGAGCTCCTGGCATGA
- a CDS encoding VOC family protein, producing the protein MHPHTRLGWVHLSVADLDRSRAFYEGVLGLQVLRVAPGFAAMGVRAGDGAEVPIVLLSHQPHARPKPPRCRGLYHLALRLPSRQALARAVMRLAHDGYAIDGAADHWVSEAVYLSDPDGHGIELYADRPREQWPRQGDRILMGTQPLDWDGLVAELPPEERRPAADDGLAPRTFPGPHGDGMPPGTRLGHIHLHVSRLERAERFYRDVLGLDLVLRYGGSALFFSAGGYHHHVGANIWAGREAPPPPPDSVQLLHFAFVVPSVQDVAALARRLEQAGVPHGSLADLGPEALASVAPAGPSTGGFVTHDEDGVAVAVLGGEGHFGEGSEGR; encoded by the coding sequence ATGCATCCCCATACCCGCCTGGGCTGGGTACACCTGAGCGTGGCGGACCTGGACCGCTCGCGGGCGTTCTACGAAGGTGTCCTGGGCCTTCAGGTACTGCGCGTCGCACCGGGCTTTGCGGCCATGGGGGTGCGGGCAGGTGACGGCGCGGAGGTGCCCATCGTCCTTCTCTCGCACCAGCCGCATGCGCGGCCCAAGCCACCCCGCTGCCGGGGGCTGTACCACCTGGCCCTGCGGCTCCCGTCCCGGCAAGCACTTGCCCGCGCCGTGATGCGGCTGGCCCACGACGGGTATGCCATCGACGGAGCCGCCGACCACTGGGTGAGCGAGGCGGTCTACCTGTCGGATCCCGACGGCCACGGCATCGAGCTGTACGCAGACCGGCCCCGTGAGCAGTGGCCCCGGCAGGGTGACCGCATCCTGATGGGCACCCAACCGCTCGACTGGGACGGCCTCGTCGCCGAGCTTCCGCCCGAGGAGCGCCGGCCGGCGGCAGACGACGGTCTTGCCCCACGCACCTTCCCGGGCCCCCATGGCGACGGGATGCCGCCCGGCACCCGGCTGGGGCACATCCATCTGCATGTCTCGCGCCTGGAGCGGGCCGAGCGGTTTTATCGGGACGTCCTGGGCCTTGACCTGGTGCTGCGCTACGGTGGCAGCGCCCTGTTCTTCTCTGCCGGCGGCTACCACCACCACGTGGGGGCCAACATCTGGGCCGGCCGCGAGGCACCGCCTCCGCCCCCGGACTCCGTGCAGCTTCTCCACTTCGCCTTCGTGGTACCGTCCGTGCAGGACGTGGCGGCCCTGGCTCGGCGCCTCGAGCAGGCGGGAGTGCCGCATGGCTCGCTGGCGGACCTGGGGCCGGAGGCCCTCGCGTCGGTGGCGCCGGCGGGGCCGTCGACCGGCGGATTCGTCACCCACGACGAGGACGGCGTGGCCGTCGCCGTGCTGGGCGGCGAAGGCCACTTCGGCGAAGGGAGCGAAGGCAGATGA